One Brassica oleracea var. oleracea cultivar TO1000 chromosome C7, BOL, whole genome shotgun sequence genomic window carries:
- the LOC106302578 gene encoding uncharacterized protein LOC106302578, whose product MYEGTRDPDDHIAQYKQRMLAVALPKESRETTMCKGFSSTLIGPALQWYINLPTRSISSFAGLSDKFIEQFASSRSLDKTSDGVYEILQHRVEPLRDYIARFNQEKVVVSECSIPTAISAFERGLLPDGRLYKELTMYPCKTIEDVLSRAWAQVKWEEDVASRAKAQPKQGQKSTRSDRVDREERSSQKGSKDSGSRNLGRFQYRPLEKEEGMSVSTWPDITHLSISTPELVNTLRQMGQHVKWTPKMKAPDSFWNPGLWCDLHRDHGHKTEDREKAKAHLSKEASGKSKGNAPSSPPLQDRVIHVISGGSEVSGVSHAAAKKSTRNAKHGLETAQPKCLLLGTDEISFTAKEKEKILALNHDALVVSLTIANCLVKRILADNGSSSNIIFLTAYQDLGLEENTLTCKVTPLIGFSGKVKQTAGEVVLPVYAEWINLSTKFLVVDCQSAYNMILGRPWIHNMGAVPSTLHQIVNSLHPGASEQSKETRRILGPATRPP is encoded by the exons ATGTACGAAGGCACCAGAGACCCCGATGATCATATCGCACAATATAAACAGAGGATGCTAGCGGTTGCGCTCCCCAAGGAGTCCCGTGAGACTACCATGTGTAAAGGGTTCAGCTCCACTTTAATTGGACCCGCCTTGCAATGGTATATCAATCTCCCTACCAGGTCCATCTCTTCCTTTGCCGGCCTGAGCGACAAGTTCATAGAACAATTTGCGAGTAGCAGGAGCCTGGACAAGACTTCAGACGGTGTCTACGAGATCCTCCAGCATCGAGTAGAACCCCTACGGGACTACATAGCCCGTTTCAATCAAGAGAAGGTAGTGGTCTCTGAATGCAGCATCCCTACCGCAATCTCTGCCTTCGAGAGAGGCCTACTTCCAGACGGGAGGCTGTACAAAGAGCTAACCATGTACCCTTGCAAAACCATTGAGGATGTGCTATCCCGAGCGTGGGCACAGGTGAAGTGGGAAGAGGACGTCGCTAGCCGCGCCAAGGCTCAACCCAAACAGGGTCAGAAGTCCACCCGATCAGACCGGGTAGATCGAGAAGAAAGATCCTCCCAAAAGGGATCCAAGGACTCCGGAAGCAGGAACCTAGGCAGGTTCCAATACCGGCCATTAGAAAAAGAAGAGGGGATGTCTGTGTCTACCTGGCCCGATATCACCCATCTCTCAATATCCACACCAGAGCTGGTCAACACGCTGAGGCAGATGGGCCAACACGTCAAGTGGACCCCAAAGATGAAAGCACCTGACTCTTTCTGGAACCCTGGACTCTGGTGCGACTTACATCGCGATCACGGCCACAAAACTGAAGACCGAG AGAAAGCCAAGGCTCATCTTAGCAAAGAAGCATCAGGGAAATCCAAAGGAAACGCACCAAGCTCACCACCTCTCCAGGACCGGGTGATTCATGTCATCTCAGGAGGCTCTGAAGTAAGTGGCGTGAGTCATGCAGCTGCGAAGAAGAGCACCCGTAATGCTAAACATGGTCTGGAGACTGCTCAACCTAAATGCCTACTTCTAGGTACCGACGAGATAAGCTTCACAGCCAAGGAGAAAGAGAAGATATTAGCTCTTAACCATGACGCTCTAGTTGTCTCTCTCACCATAGCGAACTGTTTGGTGAAAAGGATACTAGCAGACAACGGGTCTTCCAGCAATATCATCTTCCTGACGGCGTACCAAGACCTAGGGTTAGAGGAGAATACTCTGACGTGCAAAGTAACCCCACTCATCGGGTTCAGCGGCAAGGTCAAGCAAACCGCTGGGGAGGTTGTTCTGCCAGTATATGCTGAATGGATCAACCTATCTACCAAATTCCTGGTCGTGGACTGCCAATCGGCATACAACATGATCTTAGGACGACCCTGGATTCACAACATGGGAGCAGTCCCCTCAACCCTCCATCAAATAGTGAATTCCCTACACCCTGGGGCATCAGAGCAATCCAAGGAGACCAGGAGAATTCTAGGTCCTGCTACCAGACCTCCTTAA